One segment of Salmo trutta unplaced genomic scaffold, fSalTru1.1, whole genome shotgun sequence DNA contains the following:
- the LOC115182392 gene encoding transmembrane protein 196-like, whose protein sequence is MPDRGCNIWSLVVLSVLEMGLGASSIALGVFGIIRVRSVHKLQLGDASPIWSGICFLICGLCGMVCAKKRSGLIMILFSACCICGLISGILNFQFVRVVAKRPDALPSLYLAIMVMACLGIGVSILFTWLTCRLASSEQQRMYLERELSLHHSHEMNEKELAERSERAASIPQISFNGKSSPPLSLG, encoded by the exons ATGCCGGACAGAGGATGTAACATCTGGAGTCTGGTGGTACTGTCGGTGTTGGAGATGGGGCTCGGTGCGTCCAGCATCGCGCTCGGGGTGTTCGGCATCATCCGAGTCCGGTCGGTTCACAAGCTGCAGCTGGGGGATGCCTCTCCTATATGGAGCGGAATTTGT TTTCTCATCTGTGGACTATGTGGGATGGTGTGTGCAAAGAAGAGGTCAGGATTGATT ATGATCCTATTTTCAGCCTGCTGTATCTGTGGGTTGATCAGTGGGATCCTAAACTTCCAGTTTGTGCGTGTGGTGGCAAAGCGTCCTGATGCCTTGCCGTCCCTCTACCTGGCCATCATGGTGATGGCCTGCCTGGGCATCGGAGTGTCCATCCTGTTTACCTGGCTCACCTGTCGTCTGGCCAGCAGCGAACAGCAGAGGATGTACCTGGAGAGAGAGCTGTCCCTGCACCACTCCCATGAGATGAATGAAAAG GAGTTGGCTGAGAGATCTGAGAGAGCAGCCAGCATTCCCCAGATCTCCTTCAATGGAAAGTCCTCACCTCCATTGTCATTAGGCTGA